The nucleotide sequence GTGTTTTCCGCGTAATAGTATTAATACCTTTAGCAACAAGCTTATCTCTAAAGGCATCAATTGCTTCTTGCGATGAACGTTCGTATTGAGTGAGTGGAAAAGGATTAAAGGGAATAAGATTGACTTTGGCGGGGACTCCGCGCAATAGTTTAATTAATTCTGCCGCATGTTGGGGTTGATCGTTAACCCCCTTTAACATCACATATTCAAAAGTAACCACACGTTTAGGTTCATTTTTAAAATAATTTTTACACAAGTTCATTAACTGGTTAAGAGGATATTTTTTATTTACCGGGACTAACTCATTGCGTAGTTCGTCATTAGGCGCATGAAGCGAAACCGCTAACGAAACCGGGCTTCTTTCCCGTAAGCGTTCCATTTCAGGGATAATGCCCGATGTACTCAGAGTGACACGGCGTTTTGATAATCCGTATGCAAAATCATCTAACATCAGATCCATTGCTGTGACAACATTCTCAAAATTTAGTAAGGGTTCTCCCATACCCATCATCACGACATTGGTAATCTTTTTGTCATGTTCGCCATTTTTTTTCGAAAGAGAGCGAACAGCTAGCCAGACCTGGCCGATAATTTCTGCGGTCGTTAAATTACGGTTAAACCCTTGTTTCCCTGTAGAACAGAAGCTACAGTTTAAACCGCACCCTACCTGCGAGGACACACATAAGGTTCCACGAGAGGATTCGGGAATAAATACAGTTTCAATACAATTACCACAGCTTAACTTCATTAACCATTTGTGTGTACCGTCTGCGGATTGTTGGCAGCTGGAAATTTCAGGTAAACTTATTTCAGCAACTTGACTAAGACGCTCTCTCAGCGTCTTACCCAAATTACTCATTTGACTAAAATCATTTAAACCCATCTGATGGATCCATTGCAACAATTGCTGGGCACGATAAGGTTTTTCGCCTAATTCGGTTACAAATTGACGCATCTTATCGTGATTGAAATTCAGTAGGTTTATTTTTTCAGTCATATTTTATCGTGTACAAATCTCATGGGGCTCGAAGAAAAACGCGATTTCTTGTGCCGCTGTTTCTGCTCCGTCTGATCCATGCACGGCATTTGCATCAATACTATCAGCAAAGTCGGCACGAATAGTTCCTGAAGCTGCTTCTTTAGGATTTGTCGCACCCATAATTTCCCGGTTTTTAGCAATGGCGTTATCACCTTGTAAAACTTGAACTATCACAGGGCCGGAAATCATAAAAGACACTAAGTCATTAAAGAATGGGCGGCCTTTGTGTACAGCATAAAATTCTTCAGCTTGATTTTTTGTCAATTGCATCATTCTCGCAGCAACAATCTTCAAACCAGCCTTTTCAAAACGCGAATATATTTGTCCAATTACATTTTTTTCTACCGCGTCTGGTTTAATAATAGACAATGTTAACTCAGTTGTCATGAGATCTCCTGATTAATGAAAAGCGGGCATTATACACGAAAAGAATAAAAAACTGACAAGATATTGGTAATTTACTTAGTACACGACAATTTTTAAGATATGCAAAACTGTGAGATTCCCGCCTTTGCGCTGAGGAATCCTGGTATTTTTTTTACCAATATAGTTTCTAAGCCTTATTGTATAAGGTAATTGAAAATAAGATATTGAAGTGCATACAAAGTCATGATCAAATTCATTTCGCCCAAAACCAATTTGAGGAATGAGTATGCACAAGCGAGTATTTTGCCAAAATTTATTGGACAATGCATTAGGCAGTACAATTCACTCGAAACGAAAAACATGCCTATTCGCTTTTAAGTGACTTAATGGATTACGACACAACGTTGTCAGTAACTGAAATAGGAAAAAAATTAACATCTACAGCTACAGTTAAAAGCAAGATATATTCGGCACAGACGTTTGTAAATTACTACAAATAATCTTACCGCGAAAAAACGGACACTAATTTGTTAAAATATATGACTTAACGAAGAGGTGTGAGCATGGTAAGACAATTAAGGAAATACAGTAAAGAATTCAAAGAAGAATCGGCTAAATTAGCGATTAGCTATGGAAACATCAATAAAGCAGCAGATGAATTAGGAATACCACGCCCCACTTTACACGAGTGGGTAAACAAAGTTAAAGCTACAGGTGGATATGAAAATGATTCTGGACTTTTTCAACCGGTAAATGTTGCTAAGGTACTGGAAGAAAATAAAGAGTTAAAAAAACGCTTAGCACGCCTTGAGCAGGAGAAATTGATATTAAAAAAGGCGGCGACGTACTTCGCAAGGGAACTCGAGTGAAGTACGGTTTTATAAAAGAATTTAGCAATTATTTTTCTGTAACGATAATGTGCGCATTACTCAATGTTAGTCGCAGTGGGTATTACTCCTTTATTAATAGACCAATAAGTAAGAGGCAGCTGGCTAATAATCACCTGGATATAAACCAGCATAAAAAGCGGTATGGAGTGCCTAGGATAACGCGCGTATTACAAGACCAAAATGAACCCTGTAGCCACACTCGAGTTGCAAGAAGAATGCAGGCAATGGGTTTAACAGCGCTTGCTAAAAAGAAATTTAAAGTCACTACTGATTCAGAGCATAGTTTGCCTATCTATAAGAATCATTTAGGACGCGATTTTTCAGCTACGGCTATTAACCAAAAATGGGCATGTGATATTACCTATATCCGCACCCTAGAGGGTTGGTTGTACCTTGCTGTAGTAATTGATTTATATTCACGCGCAGTAATTGGTTGGTCCATGAATAAGCGAATGAAAAAGAATTTGGTATGCGACGCACTGTCGATGGCTTTATTTAGACGTAAATTTCCGATAGGAGTTATTGTTCATTCTGATCGTGGCAGCCAATATTGCTCATTGCAATATCAACAAATGCTCAAGCAATATCAACTCATTGGGAGCATGAGTAGAAGAGCTAACTGTTGGGATAATGCTATCGCTGAAAGCTTTTTTCATACGCTAAAAGTAGAATTGATTCACAACTATAGTTATCAAACCAGGGAACAAGCTAAGCTTAGTGTATTTCAATATATTGAAGGGTACTTTAATCAGCAGAGAATACATTCTGCACTTGACTATAAAGCTCCATTTGAGTTTGAATGTGCAGGGTAAATTTTCAGAGAACAGTCTCCATTAAATCGCGGTAAGATTAAAACTAGAACGAGATATGGTTCGTATTTATAAGGGATTAGCGCATTTTTTTTGGGAAAACGGGAAAGAAATTGTGATCCTCATTGACCGGACTGGATATTGTAGCAAAGGGTTCCATGCACTTGAAGCAAGTGTTGTGGAACATGGGCGCTCCATACCGATTTATCATGAAGTGCATTCAGAATCAGATTAAGAAAATGATCAGGTTACTCTTATAAAGAGAAATTGTCGAAGAAAGTGCGAAAAAGAAAAATAAATATCCTTCTCATGATAAAGCTCACTCTGAGTATTACAAGAATGGGTTTTTCCGCATATCTAGCCCAAACTGGCAATGACATGACTCAAGGACTTACTACGGGAGAGCAATCGATCTATTCGTTATAATTTTCTACACAAAAGTATGCCTTGTCCAATAGGTACTACTAAAGAATCAACCCTTGCATCTTTTAGTGCATAATCAATCATTGGCTGAAGATCCGATTTATGCGAAATAACATTATCTGCCATTAATATTCCACCAGACACCATATTGCGAATGACGATGTCATAGCAGTCGGCATAGAGTTCTTTTTCGGTATCAAGGAAACACAAAGACAGATCCTGATAATTTGTCAAATAATCAAATACATTCCCTTCAACTAGCTCAACATATTGTTCAACCTGAGCTGAAGCAAATGTTTTCTTTGCTAAAGTAATTTTTTTCGGATCTAATTCAAAGGTTGTTATTTTAGTTTTTAAATGCATACATGCCAACGTTAACCATAATGTCGAATATCCTGCACTTGTACCTATCTCTATCCATTGCCCCTTCGGTGAGGTCGCTGCAAGTAAACTAATGAATCGCCCTGTTTCTGGTGGTATCTGGCGTAATTTATCAAAATGCTGCATTTCAATCTGACCGGACATTTCTTCACGATCTCTATCTTCCAAATCGTTCATTCGCTCTAAGATTGCAGACGATATATTGTGAAACATTTAAACCCCTTGTTTGATTTATCAATAATTGCTTTTAGCGACAAATACTTATCATAACCCAAACTGCTTTCGCTATCACAGCGTTAAAGACAAAAAGCTATTGCCAAAAACATCCATATTTTATGCGGCAATTTTAAGGATGGATGCAATATAGGCATCAGCAAGATGGCCAATGTTTCCAAGAGTATCACAGAAGATTTTCTGAAAAATTTTGTAAACTGGTACATAAGTCTTGATAATATTAATGCAGCCAATCAAAGCATTCTTGATCTGCTTGGCAAGCTATCATTAGCCAGCATCTATCATTACATACATCCAGCGACGGGCGAAAAGTCAATATGATTTTACTCCAAATATTTAAGAATAGGATATGTTGTTCAATATGGAGAAAATATTAGCACTAAAAGTGCATAGGACATAATTGCTACACCATTCTATGAAAAACTATTCATTTCAATTTGACACCCGTAACGTTATTGGTTACAATTGAGGTGTGTGTGAAGCGGAATTTTCATGATAAAAACAATAAAACATAAAGGGCTGGGTCGATTTTATCACACGGGTAGTCTCTCAGGGATACAGGCCCATCATGCAAGACGGTTGCAATTAATACTTACACGGCTTAATGCAAGTACTTGCCCTGAAGATATGGATTTACCAGGATTACACTTACATAAATTGAAGGGGCAGCTTAAAGATTTTTATTCTGTCACAGTGCAAGCAAATTGGCGAATTATTTTCCGATTTGAGAGCGATAATGCTTATGATATCGATTATGTTGATTATCACTAGGGAGGTTAAAAATGTTTAATCCAGCGCATCCAGGTGAGGTTATACGTGAATTATGTATAGAGCCTTTGGGATTAACTGTCACAGAAGCTGCAAAAGCATTAGGTGTTACTCGGAAAACGCTTTCAGAGTTATTAAATGGTCATTCTCGTATTAGTCCTGAAATGGCGATCAGGTTGAGTATTGCATTTAAGACATCTGCAGAAAGTTGGATAAATCAACAAGCTAAATATGACTTATGGCTTGCAGAAAAAAATCGCAGCCAACTTAAAGTGAAATGTCTTGTGAATCACGCGGCTTAAGACCTGTTAAATTGTCATTACCAGTTTGGGCTGGATATGCAGTAAAACCCAAAATTCCTTGGTTTTATTAGAAAAAACGGATGCAAATCGAGCAACATTCAAGGATGTAAAAAATGAGCAGTTAGGCCTAGGGTTGCGACGAAATTTATCTTCAGGAAAACACGTGTTAATATGCTTTTCTTTCTTGCCACTTTATTAATTATAATCGCTTGGTGGTTTGGTCTTATGATTGAAACACTCCGCAAACACCGTTCTTATCAGGCTAATACAATAAAAAATAAACGTGCTCGATCTTTTATTCACCTTGCCAGAATGGCTTTTAGACATGAACCTCAGTTATTAAATTGGAATATCTTTCGAAAAGTGATGAGTGATTTGCAATCACAATATCACTCATTTCACGTTGCATCTAATGAATCGAGAGTGCCTAAGGCCCAACATCATAGATGAGATCTTTTGTTAAAACTGCTTGCCGATAGAAATACCTGCAACCCATTCACTCTTTAGTGCTTCAACCGTATCAAAATTAATGTTGGGGGTAACTTCAATATCATTCGCAACTAAGGTTATGTATCCCAGATTCAATCTCCCCATCGTTTTGGTTGAGTGATTTTTTTCAAACTTCAAACCAGGACCAATGCCTGCGGTAAAATGGTTTAAAAAGTTCCACGTCATTAACGAAAATATTTCTACTTCATGATTTTTATCTTTATTGGGGGTATCTTCCATCTCTAAAGTAATACCCAGTGGAAAAGTTAAAACGCGGTGGTATTCAACCCCATAAGTAAAATAGCTTTTATTTTCAATAAGCGAATTGCCAAAAAAACTGTTTACTACATTTTTTCGTTCTTCTGCTCTGGGATGTATGTTTTTACTGTTTTCCGCCTTGCAAAGCGAAAAAAACAAAAGAATGGTAATGAAAAGAAATACCTTTTTATTTTTATGAGGTGCACCCATTATTATTTAATAAACCTATGCGAAGTGGCCTAATTTTCTTCGCCAATGTTAGAATCAAAATTCAAAGCTTCCAAATTTGCAGCGTCTTTTTCTTGATCAGGGCGATATTCTGGAAGATTTTGAATTATTTCTTTTGCTTTTAAAATAGCATCATAAAATTGATGACGTAAGTCTCTTAAATTGGCAGTTTTTGCATTAGCTTTATCTAAATAAGTTTCTAATAACTCTTCAACCGATTTTCGGTGGGCACTAAAATCTAAAAGCACCCCACTTAATTTTTCTTTAGAAGATTCGCTAAGTGTTATTGATAATTGTTGGCCAAAAATATCCCAAAAAGAAGAGTTTTTAGCAAACATATCTCCTTCCTCACCCCTATACATTACAAAGGAGCGGCTAATAGCTGCAGTGATTTCATTAACGGGTTTGCTCGTATTTTCTTGATTTAAAATTTGTTGAATCTTCTGGGTGGCTGATTGAATAACGGCTTGAATTTCTGCCGCATGTTTAATAAAACTATTTTGGCTTTCCGCAATTAGCTTTTGTTGCTCTAACTCCTCTTTGCCAAACTCCTCCCCCAAATGAATAATAAAATTTGAATGCTCTTTTAGTTCGTCTCGGGTAGCACTACCGGGAGAGTTTTCATCTTTGTCATTTTGACCGGATAATAAAAAATCAATGAACAATTTTTGTGCGTACACTTGGTAATCATGAACCTGCTGCAATACGATTCCATTAAAGACATTTTTTAAGGGAACTCGCAACAGCTGATAGTAAATGCTTCGCGGGTTATTAATTGCCGCCAACAATTCATCATTTTGCAAACGAATTTTAAAACCTTCAAGAATACGTTGTGCGGTAAGGAATCCATAGGTGGAAAACCACCCTGACATTTCAGGCTCTTTTACTTCTTCACTCATATTGTTAATCCATAACAAAAAATTCAGGGTGATTTACTATATTTAAGGTCTACTTGCGTGCGTGTGCTCAACGGTCATATCAAAACGGCCCGTTAGAAATGCCATCATTCCATCGTGAGGATCATCGCGCAACGCTGCAAATCTTTCTTTAGTAAGTACTTCATTGGTATCTTTATGGACGAATCGATTTGTTTTTTTACCTGTTGTGTCGGCTTCTGGTTTAAAGCCCATCTGGTTGAGCCAGGCCACAATTCCTGCTACAAATGTTTCTTTGTCTTTAACATCTAACGCTTTGCCATCAGAAGTTTGTAGACTTCTATCTAAAGCATGTAAATCAAGCTTATTGTCGTCAGTAAACTCCATGGTCCCTTTTAAGCTGGGTATCGGAACATCTTCTGGAACTTTACCAAACTTGTCTGTAATCCGGTCTTTAATGTCATATCCCACTTTTAATAATAAGCCTTTTACGGGCTGGACGACCAAGTCAACCAGGCCACCTAACACGGCCTCAGGGCCAATTTGTACAAATTTTAGCTGCAACACTACGACAGAGCTCATGGCAGAAACCCAGGTATCATAACCGCGTTGACCTTCTTGAATAATTTGCTCAGCCGCGTCGTAATAGGCTTTTTCTCTCTCCGCCACTTTATTTAATTCTTCCTGTCTTTTGGCTTGCGCTTCTTTTGCTCTCAGCTGCCGCGATTTATCGCGCATCTCTTTGTAGGTTTGTTCTCGTATGTGATCTCGAATTTGGGTGTCTTTATCCACAGGCATTTTCAATCCCCTTTAATAAGGTCAAAATAAAAACCATTTGCTTTATCATAACACAATACATGGGGGTTGTCATCCCAATCACTTAGTATAAATTGCTTATAGGTGCCGTTATTATGCAGCCTTAATCCGGGTTGATGGGTATGTCCATGAATAATTGTTTTGGCATTAAATTGATCCATATGTTTAATCATGCAATCTGGAACAATAGCTAATTTTTCATAGGATTTGGAACGATTTATTTGGCTACGGGTACGCACTGTTTGCACCATTTTTTTTCGTATAAAAAAAGGGATAGCTAGAAATACAGTATAAAATATACGATTACGCGTCAGGCACCGTAACCATTGGTGGCTTTTATCATTAATACAATACCTGTCACCATGGGAAAGAAGAACAGAAGCATCACCTAGTTGCATCACATAAGGATCTTTAATTCGTTGCACTTTAGCTTCTGTAAAGAATTTTTTGCCCAATAGAAAATCCCGATTTCCGGCCATTAAGTATATTGGCATCGTTTCACTTAGAGATGCCAATGACTGCGTAATGCTTTGGCTCCAACTATTTAGTGCCTCATCACCAGGCCACACATGTAAAAAGTCCCCGAGAATATAAAGAGACCGAGTATTTTCTTTCGCCCATTGGATAAAGGTATTGAAACGTTGTGTAATCAACACATCGTCAGGGCTTAAATGCAAGTCAGAAATAAAAACTGCTTCAATCATAAGCGTTCTATTTGTATGCGATCATCTTGAATATAAACTTGGCACGGACCATTTATTTTCTCTATTGCATCACTTAAACGGTAAAATCCTGCAATGGAAACTAATTCGGCATCTAATGACTGGCAAAAAATTCGCGCTTGTTTATCTCCGGCAATGCCGGCTAATGCACGGCCTCTTAGTACGCCATAAACATGAATATTTCCATCTGCCAACAATTCAGCCCCGGGGCTGACAGAAGCATTGATGATTAAATCTGTTTTACTCACTACCTGTTGTCCGGAGCGGACCGGTGTATTGAGTAACTTTGATTTAAGAATGGTACTATTATTTATTTTCGGTTCTGTTCTTTTCTCGATTATCTTTTTGTCTTGGGCAGCTGAAGCTTTAAGAATGGCAAGGCCAAAGTGATGGGCCAATTTTTCTAATTTTGCATTGGCTCCTTGCAACCCCACAGGAATTAACCCTTGATTACGAATAATCTTGCAGAGTAAGCCTAAGTCAAATTCATCATTTTTTATTGCAGAACAATCCAAAACAACTGGGGTATTCGCAAACAACTTGGGCGCCTGTGTTACAATTTCCTCTAATTGTTGTGCAAATGAAAAACTATCTGCATTTAACAGGGAAATTACAGTCAGCGTGTAAAGTCGACCTTTCAGTTTAAAAGCTTGTGTTTTCAATACATTCTCTGTCATAACTGCAATATGAACCGATATAGTTTTTGAATTTCCTTGGGTATATACTAGCACGCTCCCAATAATAACAGAAGGTTTATAAAGCGTGGATAAACTGTGGTTGCAACAATATCAGCAAGGTGTTCCCCATGAAATCAATATCAATGAATACCCTTCTCTTGTTGCTATGTTTATTGAAACTTGCGATCGTTTTAAAGACAAGGAAGCATACGTTAATATGGGGTGTGCCCTTTCTTTTCAAGAGATAGAAGAATTAACGCGCGATCTCGGTGCTTATTTTCAAAGCCTGGGTTTAGAGAAAGGAGCAAGGATTGCCGTAATGATGCCAAACCTGTTGCAATACCCTATTGCTATCTTTGCCATTCTAAGAGCAGGTTATGTGGTCGTGAATACCAATCCACTTTATACTAGTGACGAAGTAGCTTATCAATTAAAAGATGCAGGAGCTGAAGCTATTATTATTTTAGCGAATTTCGCTAAAACTTTAGAAAATGCGCTTTCCAGGCTCCCGCAATTAAAACATATTCTTATAACTCAAATTGGCGATTTTTTTCCTTCCCTCAAGCGCCACATTGTCAATTTTGCTGTAACTCATATAAAGAAAATGGTTCCAGACTATCACCTCCCCCAAGCGATTAGCCTACGTTCTGCCATATCCAAAGGGAATGCCCTACCATTTGCACCTGTTGAGCTAAATCATAATGATATTGCTTTTTTGCAATACACGGGGGGTACTACCGGCGTTTCTAAAGGTGCGATGCTTAGCCACGGCAATATGGTCGCGAATGTTTTGCAAGCCACTGCCTGGATTAAACCGGAAGGTTTAGGGGCTCAAGATATAATTGTTACCGCGCTACCGCTTTATCATGTCTTTTCTTTAACTGCTAATTGCCTCACATTTTTTAAAGCAGGAGCAAAAAATATCCTTATTACCAACCCGCGTGATATACCCAACTTTATAAAAGAAATTAAAGATTTAGGCTTCACAGCAATTACGGGTGTTAATACACTTTTTAATGCGCTTTTAAATCACTCCCATTTTAAGGAAATAGATTTTTCCAAATTAAAATTAGCACTAGCGGGCGGCATGGCGCTACAGCAAAGTGTTTCGCAACGCTGGAGAGAAAAAACGGGGTCAAAAGTACTGGAAGCCTATGGACTAACTGAAACCAGTCCAGCAGTTACGATTAATCCTCTTTGTTTAGAAGACTATAATGGAAGCATAGGCCTACCTATCCCCTCTACAGAAATTTCGATTAGAGACGACGAAGGCAACGAAGTGCCTCTAGGGGAAAAAGGGGAACTTTGTGTGAGAGGTCCACAGGTAATGCTCGGTTATTGGAAAAAACCCGAGGAAACCGAAAAAGTTTTTTGGCCTGACAGGTTTTTAAGAACCGGGGATATCGCCACTGTGGATAAACAAGGCTATGTATTCTTGGTCGATCGTAAAAAAGATATGATTTTGGTTTCTGGTTTTAATGTCTACCCAAATGAAGTAGAACAAGTCATCAGTATGCACCCAGGCGTTATGGAGGTGGGAGTTATAGGGGTTGAAAGCGAAGAATTTGGAGAAAAAGTAAAAGCTTGCATAGTAAAAAAAGATGAGAAACTCACTAAAGAAGAAATAGTTGCCCATTGTCGTCAACATCTGACAGCTTATAAGGTACCAAAGATTGTTGAGTTCTATAATGACCTTCCTAAAACCAATGTAGGAAAAATTTTACGCAGGGCTTTAAAGTAAAAGTCGAAGATAGATGGCCCAAAGGCCATCTATCCATACAAGTCAGCAAGGTAGAGCCTGGCTGAGAGCTTTTTCGTAAAAATAATGTAAAATTTCTAAAAAATAAAAATTAATAACCCAACTACTTGCATAATCCCTTGCTTTGCAGATTTAATGGGTTTTTATGAAAAAAGACAAAATAGTACCTAATTCCATATCAATTACAGAAGCTGAACCTGCCATCTCTTCAGCTACTATCACTTTACAACTCCTTGCCAAAGAAAAAGAAAAAAATAAAGAAGCTGAAAAAAAAGAGGTTGACGAGGAAAAAGCAAGAGTACGTTGCAAGGTTTGTTTTAGAGAGGTAGCACCTAAACGTCTTTGTTCAGGACACGGCAGTGGTGGTGGTGGCGGTAGTGCCGTTTCCGATAAAACTTCTGATAAAAAATTTGCCGAAGCCCAGTCGCTTTCTCAACCACACAAATTTGTGGAGGCCGAGGATGAGATGCTAGAGCAATATAGTCCAGAAGCTTTGTATTTAGAGTCTGGTTTTGATCCAGAGATAATTGCCGAGCTGATTGCCAAAGGATTATTGTTAGTTGATTGTGACCGCGAATCAAAGACTATTACCATTAAATTACTTTGTGAACTAAAAGTATTAACTAAAGAGCAAAAAGAAGAACTAAAAAAGTTCCTAGAGGCGGTTATAAAAGAATTTCATACCTTTCAAAAAGAAAATAATCTGGCGAATGATTGCATAAAAACAATACAAGACAGAGAAGGGAACACCCACTCTCTTCGTATCACTCTGCCTACATTAATTTTGTTCGATGCATTCATCCAACGGCTGGCGACTAATTTAGTTCCAATACCAAGTTTGAAAGCACAGTCAAGAGATGAGGTTACGAAAGATAGAAGCCATTCTCCAAATCCTTTTTCGATGGAGCCTCAACTAGCCCCTCAACCGGCTGAACAAACAGCAAATAAAAAAGACGAGCAAAGTATTTTTAACCCATCTCCTTTTAATATAAAACCTTGGTAAAGAGCCAAGGGCTTAGAGGTGGATGAGGTCAAAACAAATTCTGGGTCAACTGCTTCATAATGCGAGCAGTTGCCCCCCATACAAAGTAGTTACCAGGGATATAACGACAGCTTTCAAAACTCCTTCCATTTTTTTCTAAAAAAATGGAACAATAGTTATCCATCTTCTTTACTTCCTGCATAGGTAAAAGAATTACTTCATCTACTTCGTTTTTATTCATCGCATACGGTTTTATGTTTGCTATGGAGGCCAGCCAAGGATAGATAATTACGTTATTTAAAGTTATTTCCGGTTGTAAATGATCAATTAATTGCACTCGTGTACTATCAATCGCCAACTCCTCTTTTAATTCTCTTAGTGCGGTAAACCATAAGCTAGAGTCTTGCGCTTCCCATCGACCTCCCGGAAAACAAATTTCCCCCGGATGATGATTTAAGTGCGCACTGCGCTTGGTAAGCACAATGGAGTCAGTTTCTTGATCGTGTAAGACAATAACAGCAGATTGCGTAGACATAAATATTAATCATTAAGAAACGCTGCAATTTTAGTATAGCATTCTTCGTATTCTTGCTCCCATTCCGAGTCTATAACAATTCCCCCTCCCGCAGCTAAATACATTTTACTCTCATGAGCGATGATAGTTCTTATCGCTATATTAAAATCAAAACGGGGATGGTTTGAAAAGTATCCTATTGCCCCACAATAAACCCCTCGACTATATTCTTCCATCTCGGCAATAACCTCCATCGCTTCTTTTTTTGGGGCGCCGGTGATAGATCCTCCTGGAAAACAATTTAAAAATACTTCCCAGGGAGAAACATTTTTCTCACATTTTGCTTCGATATGACTTACCAGATGGTGAACAGAATTATAACTTTGTAATTGTAATAATTGGCCAACATTGACTGAACCGGGGATAGCAAATTTACCTAAATCATTACGTAGTAAATCAACGATCATTATATTTTCTGCTTTATTTTTTGTTGATTGTTCTAAAGCTTGAGCCAACTGATGGTCTTGGTCTCGGTTTTGGGAGCGCGGGGAAGAGCCTTTTATGGGCGAAGTTAAAACGTCACCATGATCATATAGTAAAAATCTTTCTGGGGAAAAACTGAGTATATGGTATGGATGGCACTGCAAAAAGCTTCCATAAGGCACTCGATTAATACTAATTATTCTTTGATAATAATCCCAAAGGCTCCCTTCATATTCCGCAAGAAAGGGCTGCGTAAAATTAACCTGATACACCCGCCCTCTTTGGAGATAGTTTGCAATCTTATTAATTTTTTGCTGATACATTTTTTTACTAATGATAGCAGTGAATTTTTCTTTGAATAATCCTTTCGTTTTTTCAAAAACCGGTTGATTCCATAAGGCGATAGCTTGGCCTATTAAATCTTTTGTCTCTTTGTTTTGATTGGCATTAACTACTAACACTTCCTTTAACTGATGATCCACAATGATGCCCCAATCGTAATACTTCATATCAAGCAG is from Legionella adelaidensis and encodes:
- a CDS encoding O-methyltransferase → MFHNISSAILERMNDLEDRDREEMSGQIEMQHFDKLRQIPPETGRFISLLAATSPKGQWIEIGTSAGYSTLWLTLACMHLKTKITTFELDPKKITLAKKTFASAQVEQYVELVEGNVFDYLTNYQDLSLCFLDTEKELYADCYDIVIRNMVSGGILMADNVISHKSDLQPMIDYALKDARVDSLVVPIGQGILLCRKL
- the rlmN gene encoding 23S rRNA (adenine(2503)-C(2))-methyltransferase RlmN, whose amino-acid sequence is MTEKINLLNFNHDKMRQFVTELGEKPYRAQQLLQWIHQMGLNDFSQMSNLGKTLRERLSQVAEISLPEISSCQQSADGTHKWLMKLSCGNCIETVFIPESSRGTLCVSSQVGCGLNCSFCSTGKQGFNRNLTTAEIIGQVWLAVRSLSKKNGEHDKKITNVVMMGMGEPLLNFENVVTAMDLMLDDFAYGLSKRRVTLSTSGIIPEMERLRERSPVSLAVSLHAPNDELRNELVPVNKKYPLNQLMNLCKNYFKNEPKRVVTFEYVMLKGVNDQPQHAAELIKLLRGVPAKVNLIPFNPFPLTQYERSSQEAIDAFRDKLVAKGINTITRKTRGDDIDAACGQLAGEVKDRTSRSMRWQKMNFSRIKDEPTDSRGN
- a CDS encoding UDP-2,3-diacylglucosamine diphosphatase; the encoded protein is MIEAVFISDLHLSPDDVLITQRFNTFIQWAKENTRSLYILGDFLHVWPGDEALNSWSQSITQSLASLSETMPIYLMAGNRDFLLGKKFFTEAKVQRIKDPYVMQLGDASVLLSHGDRYCINDKSHQWLRCLTRNRIFYTVFLAIPFFIRKKMVQTVRTRSQINRSKSYEKLAIVPDCMIKHMDQFNAKTIIHGHTHQPGLRLHNNGTYKQFILSDWDDNPHVLCYDKANGFYFDLIKGD
- a CDS encoding type II toxin-antitoxin system RelE/ParE family toxin, with the translated sequence MIKTIKHKGLGRFYHTGSLSGIQAHHARRLQLILTRLNASTCPEDMDLPGLHLHKLKGQLKDFYSVTVQANWRIIFRFESDNAYDIDYVDYH
- the ndk gene encoding nucleoside-diphosphate kinase, which translates into the protein MTTELTLSIIKPDAVEKNVIGQIYSRFEKAGLKIVAARMMQLTKNQAEEFYAVHKGRPFFNDLVSFMISGPVIVQVLQGDNAIAKNREIMGATNPKEAASGTIRADFADSIDANAVHGSDGAETAAQEIAFFFEPHEICTR
- the minC gene encoding septum site-determining protein MinC translates to MTENVLKTQAFKLKGRLYTLTVISLLNADSFSFAQQLEEIVTQAPKLFANTPVVLDCSAIKNDEFDLGLLCKIIRNQGLIPVGLQGANAKLEKLAHHFGLAILKASAAQDKKIIEKRTEPKINNSTILKSKLLNTPVRSGQQVVSKTDLIINASVSPGAELLADGNIHVYGVLRGRALAGIAGDKQARIFCQSLDAELVSIAGFYRLSDAIEKINGPCQVYIQDDRIQIERL
- a CDS encoding HigA family addiction module antitoxin, with protein sequence MFNPAHPGEVIRELCIEPLGLTVTEAAKALGVTRKTLSELLNGHSRISPEMAIRLSIAFKTSAESWINQQAKYDLWLAEKNRSQLKVKCLVNHAA
- a CDS encoding IS3 family transposase (programmed frameshift), which translates into the protein MVRQLRKYSKEFKEESAKLAISYGNINKAADELGIPRPTLHEWVNKVKATGGYENDSGLFQPVNVAKVLEENKELKKRLARLEQEKLILKKAATLLRKGTRVKYGFIKEFSNYFSVTIMCALLNVSRSGYYSFINRPISKRQLANNHLDINQHKKRYGVPRITRVLQDQNEPCSHTRVARRMQAMGLTALAKKKFKVTTDSEHSLPIYKNHLGRDFSATAINQKWACDITYIRTLEGWLYLAVVIDLYSRAVIGWSMNKRMKKNLVCDALSMALFRRKFPIGVIVHSDRGSQYCSLQYQQMLKQYQLIGSMSRRANCWDNAIAESFFHTLKVELIHNYSYQTREQAKLSVFQYIEGYFNQQRIHSALDYKAPFEFECAG
- a CDS encoding Tn3 family transposase, which produces MLCGNFKDGCNIGISKMANVSKSITEDFLKNFVNWYISLDNINAANQSILDLLGKLSLASIYHYIHPATGEKSI